The Listeria cossartiae subsp. cossartiae genome includes a region encoding these proteins:
- a CDS encoding Asp23/Gls24 family envelope stress response protein, whose protein sequence is MAIEIDTKLGKIDITSDVIATIAGGAAEENFGIVGMASRHQIRDGLTDILRRENYTKGVIVRQEEEGIHIDMYIIVSFGTKISEVAHNVQERVKYTLEKTLGITVESVNIYVQGVRVIKES, encoded by the coding sequence ATGGCAATTGAAATCGACACAAAGCTTGGCAAAATCGATATTACTAGTGATGTAATTGCAACAATCGCTGGCGGAGCTGCCGAAGAAAACTTTGGTATCGTTGGAATGGCAAGTAGACATCAAATTCGTGATGGTTTAACCGATATTCTTAGAAGAGAAAATTATACAAAAGGTGTTATCGTAAGACAAGAAGAGGAAGGTATACATATCGACATGTATATCATTGTTAGCTTTGGAACAAAAATATCCGAAGTAGCGCACAACGTACAAGAGCGCGTAAAATACACACTAGAAAAAACACTCGGTATTACAGTGGAATCAGTGAATATTTATGTTCAAGGTGTCCGAGTAATCAAGGAATCATAA